GTGCTGAGCGGTTATGTTCCTCACCGGGATGTAGAAAAGGTGAAACGGGTTCTGGAAAGCAAATATGACTGCGCAATCGATGTGGAGGAGTTAAAAGAAGAGGAAGAACCGCCGGTACTTTTGAAAAATAATAAATTTTCAGCAAGTGCGGAAGGCGTTTTAGAATCTTTCGGACTTCCGAAAAAAGGTGAGATTGATCCGACAGCGATTATGTCAGTATTTTATGTATTTTTATTTGGATTGATGTTATCAGATGCAGCATATGGAGCAATTGTTTCTATTGCCTGCGGTGTATTGATTTTAAAATTCCCGCGTATGTCAGAGGGAATGAAGAAGTCGATTCAGTTATTTTTCTGGTGCGGATTATCAACATTATTCTGGGGAATCATGTTCGGCGGATATTTCGGAGACGTGATTAACGTTGTATCCAGAACATTTTTCGGACATGAAGTGGGAATCAAAGCATTATGGTTTGTTCCACTCAATAATCCAATGAAATTGTTGATTTATTCTATGGTATTTGGATTGATCCATTTATTTACAGGATTAGGGATTAAAGGATACATGTGTATCAGAGATAAAAAATATGTAGATTTCTTATGTGACGTAGTATTGTGGTATGTTTTCTTAATCGGATTGATTTTGTTATTAATTCCGACAGATATTTTTGCATCTATTGCACAGGTTCAGATTACATTTCCACCGGTTGTCAATGCAATTGCAAAATGGGCGTCCATCCTCGGAGCGGTGGGTATTGTGTTGATGTCAGGCAGAGCAAATAAAAATTTTGGACTTCGTATCGCATTAGGAGCATATGATCTGTACAATGTGACAGGATGGTTAAGCGACGTGTTATCTTATTCAAGACTTCTGGCACTGGGACTTGCAACAGGTGTTATTGCCCAGGTTGTAAACCAGATGGGAAGTATGGGAGGAAAAAGCGTATTTGGAGTGATCCTGTTTGTGATCGTATTTATTATCGGACACGTATTTAATATTGCGATCAACTTACTTGGCGCGTATGTGCACACAAATCGTTTACAGTATGTAGAATTTTTCGGAAAATTCTATGAAGGTGGAGGAAGAGCATTCCATCCA
This Ruminococcus hominis DNA region includes the following protein-coding sequences:
- a CDS encoding V-type ATP synthase subunit I, which produces MAVLQMQRMSICALKKDRKAILEKIQSMGVMEINHVLDEDEDFRRMDTANARSSFEKAANSADRALEILNEYAPIKTSMLSSLEGKKLVDAKVHEEVIRKREELLKVVSQIQALDKEKAENKAEILKLENRIESLVPWLSLDIPMNATGTKKTSVILGSIPGLADISGIYEILADAAPEVEAADAYVISSGQDMTCIAVICLKQEEQSIEEALRSRGFSRIAQSSAKTPAGETEELKQAIKEKENRISQIEQEVIRLAEQREEIYLLADYYRVRAEKYEVLGEIPQSANTFVLSGYVPHRDVEKVKRVLESKYDCAIDVEELKEEEEPPVLLKNNKFSASAEGVLESFGLPKKGEIDPTAIMSVFYVFLFGLMLSDAAYGAIVSIACGVLILKFPRMSEGMKKSIQLFFWCGLSTLFWGIMFGGYFGDVINVVSRTFFGHEVGIKALWFVPLNNPMKLLIYSMVFGLIHLFTGLGIKGYMCIRDKKYVDFLCDVVLWYVFLIGLILLLIPTDIFASIAQVQITFPPVVNAIAKWASILGAVGIVLMSGRANKNFGLRIALGAYDLYNVTGWLSDVLSYSRLLALGLATGVIAQVVNQMGSMGGKSVFGVILFVIVFIIGHVFNIAINLLGAYVHTNRLQYVEFFGKFYEGGGRAFHPFRENTKYADVKEE